A stretch of Leucobacter aridicollis DNA encodes these proteins:
- the lnt gene encoding apolipoprotein N-acyltransferase, whose protein sequence is MIDGSTRPQPARLPWWLALPASAAGGLLFDLANPGAALWPLVFPAVALILASWWQQRAGVAALAGLVAGATFWLTHLQWLTLYLGPVPWLGLGVVMTAWFVLQGLATGAATRAISRLWLRRRTASGAQRTVRLGLVVVQAVAAAGIWVLREGIQGSWPYGGFPWGRVAHVFADSPFGALVSWVGFAGLSGVMAFAVALCVGACFGARRGALLVGGVVVALGVLALVPPAALEQTGSLRVAAVQGNSKSGIFDDRESGDVYADHVRGTEELLDELEATGDRVDVILWPENSAEFGLTDNPLRGREVALLSRRADAPIIVGSVLANEDGTYTNSSVVWGPEGQAESDAGTRYDKRFPVPFAEYMPNRSFFRALAPDLVDLVQLEYEAGEFAPVHGFDALGREVVAGVAICFDIIFDDQAEQMVGNGAEVIFAPTNNADFGRTDESVQQLQIARLRAIETGRALVNISTVGTSRIIGPDGQDIDGLEPFTRGAMTATVPLVAGETPALAYGALVSAMWMAAGLAGIGIAVYVRVRRM, encoded by the coding sequence ATGATCGATGGCTCCACGCGTCCGCAGCCCGCCCGGTTGCCCTGGTGGCTTGCGCTGCCAGCGTCCGCAGCGGGCGGCCTGCTGTTCGACCTCGCGAACCCGGGCGCCGCGCTCTGGCCGCTCGTCTTTCCTGCCGTCGCGCTGATCCTCGCATCCTGGTGGCAACAACGAGCGGGCGTCGCCGCGCTCGCCGGGCTCGTCGCCGGTGCGACCTTTTGGCTCACCCACCTGCAGTGGTTGACGCTGTACCTCGGGCCCGTGCCGTGGCTCGGGCTCGGAGTCGTGATGACCGCCTGGTTCGTGCTCCAGGGGTTAGCGACGGGCGCCGCGACGCGGGCGATATCGAGGCTCTGGCTGCGGCGACGCACGGCATCGGGAGCGCAGCGCACCGTGCGGCTCGGCCTGGTCGTCGTGCAGGCGGTCGCTGCGGCGGGCATCTGGGTGCTCCGGGAGGGTATCCAGGGGAGCTGGCCCTACGGCGGGTTCCCGTGGGGGCGCGTCGCACACGTCTTCGCCGACAGTCCGTTCGGGGCGCTCGTGTCGTGGGTGGGGTTCGCCGGACTCAGCGGCGTGATGGCGTTCGCCGTCGCGCTCTGTGTTGGCGCGTGTTTCGGGGCCCGTCGCGGCGCGCTGCTCGTCGGCGGTGTCGTCGTCGCGCTCGGGGTGCTCGCGCTCGTGCCGCCCGCTGCGCTCGAGCAGACAGGCAGCCTCCGCGTCGCTGCCGTGCAGGGCAACTCGAAGTCGGGCATCTTCGACGACCGAGAATCCGGGGACGTGTACGCCGATCACGTGCGCGGCACCGAGGAGTTGCTCGATGAGCTCGAGGCAACCGGCGACCGCGTCGACGTGATTCTGTGGCCGGAGAACTCCGCCGAGTTCGGCCTCACCGACAACCCGCTCCGGGGGAGAGAGGTCGCGCTGCTCTCGAGGCGGGCCGACGCGCCGATCATCGTCGGCTCCGTGCTCGCGAACGAGGACGGCACCTACACGAACAGTTCGGTCGTGTGGGGGCCGGAGGGCCAGGCCGAGTCTGACGCGGGGACCCGCTATGACAAGCGATTCCCCGTGCCATTCGCCGAGTACATGCCGAACCGGAGCTTCTTCCGCGCGCTCGCGCCGGACCTCGTTGACCTCGTGCAGCTCGAGTACGAGGCCGGGGAGTTCGCGCCGGTGCACGGGTTCGACGCCCTGGGCCGGGAGGTCGTCGCTGGCGTGGCGATCTGCTTCGACATCATCTTTGACGATCAGGCGGAGCAGATGGTCGGCAACGGCGCAGAGGTGATCTTCGCGCCGACAAACAACGCCGACTTCGGGCGCACTGACGAGAGCGTCCAGCAGCTGCAGATTGCGCGCTTGCGCGCGATCGAGACCGGCAGAGCGCTGGTGAACATCTCGACGGTCGGAACGAGTCGCATCATCGGCCCCGACGGTCAGGACATCGACGGGCTTGAGCCGTTCACCCGGGGCGCGATGACCGCGACCGTGCCGCTCGTGGCGGGGGAGACCCCCGCGCTCGCATACGGGGCGCTCGTCTCGGCGATGTGGATGGCCGCGGGCCTCGCAGGGATCGGGATCGCGGTGTACGTGCGGGTCCGCCGCATGTAG
- a CDS encoding NAD(P)-dependent oxidoreductase has translation MTSTVVFGGSGYAGSHIVEAAAVRGLPVTSFTRRESATQIAGVTYKVGSLLEPADRAAALAGADVVVVAVAPRGDMAGKLRPAIAELAIEAEAAGVRLGVIGGAGSMQREAGGPRLAELPEFGDEFRPEALEMGGVLDDLLARDGELDWFFVSPAGDFGPWAAGEYRGEYRVGGDVVLTDESGVSAIGGADFGVAIVDEIEEPAHHRQRFTVAY, from the coding sequence ATGACTTCGACCGTAGTGTTTGGTGGCTCCGGCTATGCGGGTTCGCACATTGTTGAGGCCGCCGCCGTGCGGGGCCTGCCGGTGACGAGCTTCACGAGGAGAGAATCCGCGACGCAGATCGCGGGCGTGACCTATAAGGTCGGCTCGCTGCTCGAACCGGCAGACCGCGCGGCGGCGCTTGCGGGCGCCGACGTGGTCGTGGTCGCCGTCGCGCCGCGCGGCGACATGGCCGGCAAGCTGCGCCCGGCGATCGCCGAGCTGGCGATCGAGGCGGAGGCCGCCGGCGTGCGTCTCGGGGTGATCGGCGGCGCCGGATCGATGCAGCGGGAAGCGGGCGGCCCACGACTCGCCGAGCTCCCCGAATTTGGGGACGAGTTCCGGCCGGAGGCGCTGGAGATGGGCGGCGTGCTCGACGACCTGCTCGCACGCGATGGTGAGCTCGATTGGTTCTTCGTGAGTCCGGCCGGGGATTTCGGCCCCTGGGCCGCGGGGGAGTACCGCGGCGAGTACCGGGTTGGCGGCGACGTCGTCTTGACCGACGAGAGCGGCGTGTCCGCGATCGGAGGCGCCGACTTTGGGGTCGCGATCGTCGACGAGATCGAGGAGCCAGCGCACCACCGTCAGCGGTTCACCGTGGCCTACTGA
- a CDS encoding glutamate synthase subunit beta translates to MADSRGFLQVRERELAPKRPVALRLLDWNEVVELGDKAVVGRQASRCMDCGVAFCHQGCPLGNLIPEWNDLVHRDRGREAIERLHATNNFPEFTGRACPAPCESACVLGINQPAVTIKQIENHIIDEAFAAGWVTPQPPSRLTGKTVAVVGSGPAGLAAAQQLTRAGHTVAVYERDEEPGGLLRFGIPDFKLEKALVARRVEQLKAEGTRFRCGIEIGRDMSWTELRRRFDAVVVATGATVPRELVLPGRQHAGILPAMDYLAAANRALGADAAEALASGAETAAGKHVVVIGGGDTGADCVGTAHRQGALSVTSLAIGKRPGALRPTGQPWPMHPTVFEVSSSHEEGGERAYLASTVEFLGDGERVTGLRVAETGFSDSGRGPIPGTERDIPADLVLIAMGFTGPEEIADPGLVLETDPNGAFARASDFSTPQPGVFVAGDAGRGQSLIVWAIAEGRAAAAAVDSYLMGATVLPSPVTAASRAFA, encoded by the coding sequence ATGGCTGATTCACGCGGATTTCTGCAGGTGCGCGAGCGCGAGCTCGCCCCGAAACGCCCGGTCGCGCTCAGGCTGCTCGACTGGAACGAGGTCGTTGAGCTGGGGGACAAGGCCGTCGTTGGCAGGCAGGCCTCGCGCTGTATGGATTGCGGCGTTGCCTTCTGCCATCAGGGCTGCCCGCTCGGCAACCTCATTCCCGAGTGGAACGACCTCGTGCACCGCGACCGCGGGCGCGAGGCGATCGAACGGCTGCACGCGACGAACAACTTCCCCGAGTTCACGGGCCGTGCGTGCCCGGCGCCGTGCGAGTCGGCCTGCGTGCTCGGCATCAACCAGCCTGCCGTCACGATCAAGCAGATCGAAAACCACATCATCGACGAGGCGTTCGCGGCAGGGTGGGTGACGCCGCAGCCGCCATCGCGCCTCACCGGCAAGACCGTCGCCGTTGTCGGCTCGGGCCCGGCAGGGCTCGCGGCCGCACAGCAGCTCACCCGGGCCGGGCACACCGTCGCGGTCTACGAACGCGACGAGGAGCCGGGCGGCCTGTTGCGGTTCGGCATTCCCGACTTCAAGCTCGAGAAGGCGCTTGTCGCTCGCCGAGTCGAGCAGCTCAAGGCGGAGGGCACGCGGTTCCGCTGCGGCATTGAGATCGGGCGAGACATGTCCTGGACCGAGCTCCGCCGCCGCTTCGACGCAGTCGTGGTCGCGACCGGGGCGACCGTGCCGCGCGAACTCGTGCTGCCGGGCAGGCAGCATGCCGGAATCCTGCCGGCGATGGACTACCTCGCGGCGGCGAACCGGGCGCTGGGGGCTGACGCTGCGGAGGCGCTCGCGAGCGGCGCCGAGACCGCGGCGGGCAAGCACGTGGTCGTGATCGGCGGCGGCGACACCGGGGCCGACTGCGTCGGCACCGCCCACCGGCAGGGGGCACTGTCGGTGACGAGCCTCGCGATCGGGAAGCGGCCCGGTGCGCTTCGGCCGACCGGCCAGCCGTGGCCGATGCACCCCACGGTGTTCGAGGTCTCGAGCTCGCACGAGGAGGGCGGCGAACGCGCGTATCTTGCGTCGACCGTCGAGTTCCTCGGTGACGGCGAGCGCGTGACCGGGCTCCGGGTCGCTGAGACCGGCTTCTCCGATTCCGGCCGCGGGCCGATCCCGGGAACGGAGCGAGACATTCCCGCGGACCTCGTCCTCATCGCCATGGGGTTCACGGGGCCAGAGGAGATCGCGGATCCCGGCCTCGTACTCGAGACGGACCCGAACGGCGCGTTCGCGAGGGCGAGCGACTTTTCCACTCCGCAGCCAGGGGTGTTCGTCGCGGGAGACGCGGGGCGGGGGCAGTCGCTCATCGTGTGGGCGATCGCCGAGGGTCGCGCCGCAGCCGCGGCCGTCGACAGCTATCTCATGGGGGCGACCGTGCTGCCGAGCCCGGTGACCGCCGCCAGCCGAGCGTTTGCTTAG
- a CDS encoding SDR family oxidoreductase: protein MTETVATPPLEAKSLEGRRALVTGSSRGVGADTVRYFAEAGADVVVNFRNKAPRAEKLGTQLRELGVRALVQGADLTDEQSVADMMEAIRSEFGGLDILVLNASGGMEGGMAEDYALQLNRDAQLRVLDAALPLMGEGSRVVFVTSHQAHFIRTTPTMPEYEAVALSKRAGEDALRERIPELAERGIGFVVVSGDMIEGTVTATLLNRMNPGAIEERREQAGKLYNVAEFAAEVARAAVDEVPEDNTRLVGDVSSFGG from the coding sequence GTGACTGAGACCGTAGCCACCCCGCCGCTTGAAGCCAAGAGCCTGGAAGGCCGCCGGGCTCTCGTCACCGGGTCCTCGCGTGGCGTGGGTGCAGACACCGTTCGCTACTTCGCTGAGGCCGGGGCCGACGTCGTCGTGAACTTCCGGAACAAGGCGCCGCGCGCGGAGAAGCTCGGCACGCAGCTTCGCGAACTCGGTGTGCGTGCGCTGGTGCAGGGCGCGGACCTCACCGATGAGCAGTCGGTCGCCGACATGATGGAGGCGATCCGGAGCGAGTTCGGTGGGCTCGACATCCTCGTGCTGAACGCCTCGGGCGGAATGGAAGGCGGCATGGCTGAGGACTACGCCCTGCAGCTCAACCGCGACGCGCAGCTGCGCGTGCTCGATGCGGCGCTGCCGCTCATGGGTGAGGGATCGCGCGTTGTCTTTGTGACGAGCCACCAGGCGCACTTCATCCGCACGACCCCGACGATGCCCGAGTACGAGGCTGTCGCGCTGTCGAAGCGTGCCGGCGAGGACGCGCTCCGCGAGCGGATCCCGGAGCTCGCCGAGCGCGGTATCGGCTTTGTCGTCGTGTCAGGCGACATGATCGAGGGCACCGTGACCGCGACACTGCTCAACCGCATGAACCCGGGAGCCATCGAGGAGCGCCGCGAGCAGGCAGGCAAGCTCTACAACGTTGCCGAGTTCGCTGCGGAGGTCGCGCGCGCGGCAGTCGACGAGGTTCCCGAGGACAACACTCGCCTGGTTGGTGACGTGTCGAGCTTCGGCGGCTAG
- the gltB gene encoding glutamate synthase large subunit, which translates to MRTSMDPARITSHQLPPAIGLYDPAEEHDACGLASVISLTGGPSHEIVTLALSALENLEHRGAVGSDAGTGDGAGILSELPHRLIRERCVAAGVPEPEPGAYAAGLVFLPQSSTEPRAAKYRIASIAADEGLGVVAWLPVPVTADVLGQSALDAAPEIEQLVLESAAGPMDTQLLERRAFRARKRIQHETGCYLPSLSARTIVYKGMVTTLQLPGFYDDLSDPRFETRYAIVHSRYSTNTFPSWHLAQPLRLVAHNGEINTVRGNRNWMRAREAQLEADVLGDVEPLLPICSPGGSDSASFDEVLELLVMGGRSLPHALAMMVPEAWESNTALDPQLENFLEYHSLVMEPWDGPAAMIATDGTEIVALLDRNGLRPGRYLVTTDGLLVIASEAGVLDFDPERVARRGRLRPGRMLAVNVETGDVRGDAEVKRELAELAPWGEWLDAGRIRLADEPEREPLVHPPASVARRQRTFGYTEEELRLILTPMALTGGEPLSAMGSDTPIAVLAERPRHVHDYFVQQFAQVTNPPLDALREELVTSLRTGIGPQQNLLAESAEHARQVILDFPVINNDALARIQHFGTDPERERSVTIRGLYPVDYGARGLADRLDAMCREASAAIAAGAEFLILSDRDSNKDLAPVPTLLAVSAVHHHLIREGERMRVALIAEAGDVREVHHVATLVGYGAAAVNPYLAMESVSLLVRDGTISGVTEEEATSKLILALGKGLLKVMSKMGISTVSSYCGAQTFEAIGLAPDVVERYFTGTTSKLGGVGLDVLAAEVAARHRAAYPDDAAPLAHERLNTGGEYRWRRGEEPHLFDPETIFKLQHATRTGKREIFAEYTSRVNEQQERLMTLRGLFTFSPQRAAVPLESVEPVSEIVKRFATGAMSYGSISPEAHETLAIAMNRLGGRSNTGEGGEAEERLLDPERRSAIKQVASGRFGVTSMYLTHADEIQIKLAQGAKPGEGGQLPPGKMYPWIARTRHATPGVGLISPPPHHDIYSIEDLKQLIFDLKRANPAARISTKLVAQSGIGPVAAGVAKALSDVILVSGHDGGTGASPMNSLKHAGSPWELGLAEVQQTLMLNGLRERVVVQADGQLKTGRDVVIAALLGAEEFGFATAPLVVSGCIMMRVCHLDTCPVGVATQNPELRERFTGQAEHIVNFFTFIAEEVREILASLGYRTLDEAVGDTAALDVDEAVRHWKAEGLDLSGVLRGPAFSASEPRRNGTAQDHELDAHFDTQLIGLSGDALERSEPVVIDLPIGNGDRAVGTMLGHEVTRRFGSQGLAPETIDVTLTGSAGQSLGAFLPAGITLRLVGEANDYVAKGLSGGEVTIRPHRAGGQETAPGESVLAGNVIGYGATSGSIWIAGSVGERFLVRGSGATAVVEGVGDHALEYFTGGFALILGETGRNLGAGMSGGEAVILDLDPSTVNSAELAAGALQLQRFGEAELAGEAGDAVADRIRALLARHFEQTGSPVAADLIAGFEADPEGTLARFTRLIPRGYSRVLDIRSRAAAAGVDPDGGAVWTEILEATHG; encoded by the coding sequence ATGCGCACATCGATGGACCCCGCACGCATCACTAGCCATCAGCTTCCGCCCGCGATCGGACTCTACGATCCGGCGGAAGAGCATGACGCCTGCGGCCTCGCATCGGTTATCTCGCTGACGGGCGGCCCGTCCCACGAGATCGTCACGCTGGCGCTCTCGGCGCTCGAGAATCTCGAGCACCGTGGCGCGGTCGGCTCTGATGCTGGTACCGGTGACGGCGCCGGCATCCTCAGCGAGCTCCCGCACCGGCTCATCCGCGAGCGTTGCGTCGCCGCCGGCGTGCCCGAACCCGAACCGGGGGCCTACGCGGCGGGGCTCGTGTTCCTGCCACAGTCCTCGACCGAACCCCGCGCCGCGAAGTACCGGATCGCGAGCATCGCCGCTGACGAGGGGCTCGGCGTCGTCGCCTGGCTCCCCGTTCCGGTCACCGCGGACGTGCTCGGCCAGAGCGCGCTCGACGCGGCGCCCGAGATCGAGCAGCTCGTGCTCGAATCGGCCGCAGGCCCGATGGACACGCAGCTGCTCGAGCGGCGAGCATTCAGGGCCAGGAAGCGCATCCAGCACGAGACAGGCTGCTACCTGCCGTCGCTGTCGGCGCGCACCATCGTCTACAAGGGCATGGTGACGACGCTCCAGCTGCCCGGGTTCTACGACGATCTCAGTGACCCGCGCTTCGAGACCCGGTACGCGATCGTGCACTCGCGCTACTCGACGAACACGTTCCCGTCCTGGCATCTTGCGCAGCCGCTGCGGCTCGTGGCGCACAACGGCGAGATCAACACGGTGCGTGGAAACCGGAACTGGATGCGCGCACGCGAGGCCCAGCTCGAAGCCGACGTGCTCGGCGACGTCGAACCCCTGCTGCCGATCTGCTCGCCTGGCGGAAGCGACTCGGCAAGCTTCGACGAGGTCCTCGAACTGCTCGTGATGGGCGGACGATCATTGCCGCACGCCCTCGCGATGATGGTGCCGGAGGCCTGGGAATCGAACACCGCGCTCGACCCGCAGCTCGAGAATTTCCTCGAGTATCACTCGCTCGTCATGGAGCCGTGGGACGGGCCCGCCGCGATGATCGCCACCGACGGCACCGAGATCGTCGCGCTGCTCGACCGGAACGGGCTCCGCCCGGGCAGGTACCTCGTCACGACCGACGGCCTGCTCGTCATCGCCAGCGAGGCGGGCGTGCTCGACTTCGATCCCGAGCGCGTCGCCAGGCGGGGCAGGCTTCGGCCGGGCCGGATGCTTGCCGTGAACGTGGAGACCGGCGACGTGCGCGGCGACGCCGAGGTGAAGCGCGAGCTCGCCGAACTGGCACCCTGGGGCGAGTGGCTCGACGCCGGCCGCATCCGGCTCGCGGACGAGCCCGAGCGCGAGCCGCTCGTGCACCCGCCAGCCTCGGTTGCGAGGCGCCAGCGCACGTTCGGCTACACCGAGGAGGAGCTGCGGCTGATCCTCACCCCGATGGCGCTCACCGGCGGCGAGCCGCTCTCCGCGATGGGCTCGGACACGCCGATCGCCGTGCTCGCGGAGCGCCCGCGCCACGTACACGACTACTTTGTGCAGCAATTCGCGCAGGTGACGAACCCGCCGCTCGATGCGCTTCGCGAGGAGCTCGTCACGAGCCTGCGCACCGGTATCGGCCCGCAGCAGAACCTGCTCGCGGAGTCCGCGGAGCACGCGCGCCAGGTGATCCTCGACTTCCCGGTCATCAACAACGACGCGCTCGCGCGGATCCAGCACTTCGGCACGGACCCCGAGCGTGAGCGGTCCGTCACGATCCGCGGGCTGTATCCCGTCGACTACGGGGCGCGCGGGCTCGCGGACAGGCTCGACGCGATGTGCCGCGAGGCGAGCGCCGCGATCGCCGCGGGCGCCGAGTTCCTCATCCTCTCGGACCGCGACTCGAACAAGGATCTCGCCCCGGTTCCCACACTGCTCGCAGTGTCTGCCGTGCACCACCACCTCATCCGCGAGGGGGAGCGCATGCGGGTCGCCCTCATCGCTGAGGCTGGCGACGTCCGCGAGGTGCACCACGTCGCGACACTCGTCGGCTACGGAGCGGCCGCGGTGAACCCCTACCTCGCGATGGAGAGCGTGAGCCTGCTCGTTCGCGACGGGACGATCTCGGGTGTGACCGAGGAAGAAGCCACCTCGAAGCTCATCCTCGCGCTCGGCAAGGGGCTCCTGAAAGTCATGAGCAAGATGGGCATCTCGACGGTGTCGTCGTACTGCGGCGCGCAGACGTTCGAGGCGATTGGGCTCGCTCCCGACGTTGTCGAGCGCTACTTCACCGGGACGACGTCGAAGCTCGGCGGGGTCGGGCTCGACGTGCTGGCCGCGGAGGTCGCCGCACGCCATCGCGCGGCGTACCCCGACGACGCCGCCCCGCTCGCGCACGAACGCCTCAACACGGGCGGCGAGTACCGGTGGCGCCGCGGCGAGGAGCCCCACCTCTTCGACCCGGAGACGATCTTCAAGCTGCAGCACGCGACGCGCACCGGCAAGCGCGAGATCTTCGCGGAGTACACGTCGCGCGTGAACGAACAGCAGGAACGGCTGATGACGCTCCGCGGGCTCTTCACGTTCTCGCCGCAGCGTGCGGCGGTTCCCCTCGAGAGCGTTGAGCCAGTGTCCGAGATCGTGAAGCGGTTTGCGACGGGCGCGATGAGCTACGGCTCGATCTCGCCCGAGGCGCACGAGACCCTCGCGATCGCGATGAACCGGCTCGGCGGCCGCTCGAACACGGGCGAGGGCGGCGAGGCTGAGGAGCGGCTGCTCGACCCCGAGCGGCGCTCGGCGATCAAACAGGTCGCCTCTGGGCGGTTCGGCGTGACGAGCATGTACCTGACGCACGCGGACGAGATCCAGATCAAGCTCGCGCAGGGCGCGAAGCCGGGCGAGGGCGGGCAGCTCCCGCCCGGGAAAATGTACCCGTGGATCGCGCGCACCAGGCACGCGACGCCGGGCGTCGGCCTCATCTCGCCGCCGCCCCACCACGACATCTACTCGATCGAGGACTTGAAGCAGCTCATCTTCGACCTCAAGCGCGCGAACCCGGCCGCGCGGATCTCGACGAAGCTCGTCGCGCAGAGCGGGATCGGGCCCGTCGCCGCGGGCGTCGCGAAGGCGCTCTCGGACGTGATCCTCGTCTCGGGGCACGACGGCGGCACCGGCGCGAGCCCCATGAACTCGCTCAAGCATGCCGGTTCCCCGTGGGAGCTCGGCCTCGCCGAGGTCCAGCAGACGCTCATGCTCAACGGACTCCGCGAGCGGGTCGTCGTGCAGGCGGATGGGCAGCTGAAGACCGGGCGCGACGTCGTCATCGCCGCACTCCTCGGCGCCGAGGAGTTCGGCTTCGCGACCGCGCCGCTCGTCGTCTCCGGCTGCATCATGATGCGGGTGTGCCACCTCGACACCTGCCCGGTCGGCGTCGCAACACAGAACCCCGAGCTGCGCGAGCGGTTCACCGGGCAGGCCGAGCACATCGTGAACTTCTTCACGTTCATCGCGGAGGAGGTCCGGGAGATCCTCGCGAGCCTCGGGTACCGCACGCTCGACGAGGCGGTGGGCGACACCGCGGCGCTCGACGTCGACGAGGCGGTGCGACACTGGAAGGCGGAGGGCCTCGACCTGTCCGGCGTGCTCCGCGGGCCCGCGTTTTCTGCATCCGAGCCGCGCCGAAATGGCACCGCGCAGGATCACGAGCTTGACGCGCATTTCGACACCCAGCTCATTGGGCTCTCCGGCGACGCGCTGGAGCGCAGCGAGCCCGTGGTCATCGACCTCCCCATCGGCAACGGCGACCGCGCGGTCGGCACGATGCTCGGTCACGAGGTGACCCGCCGGTTCGGTTCGCAGGGACTCGCTCCCGAGACGATCGACGTGACGCTCACGGGGTCCGCCGGGCAATCGCTCGGAGCGTTCCTCCCGGCTGGCATCACGCTCCGCCTCGTCGGCGAGGCGAACGACTATGTTGCGAAGGGGCTGTCCGGTGGAGAGGTCACGATCCGTCCGCATCGCGCCGGCGGCCAGGAGACCGCGCCGGGGGAGAGCGTCCTCGCCGGCAACGTGATTGGGTACGGCGCGACGAGCGGGTCGATCTGGATCGCCGGTTCCGTCGGCGAACGGTTCCTCGTGCGCGGCTCCGGGGCAACGGCCGTGGTCGAGGGCGTTGGCGATCACGCGCTCGAGTACTTCACGGGCGGCTTCGCCCTCATCCTGGGCGAGACGGGTCGAAACCTTGGGGCCGGAATGTCCGGGGGAGAAGCGGTGATTCTCGACCTCGATCCGAGCACCGTGAACTCCGCCGAGCTCGCCGCGGGCGCCCTGCAGCTGCAGCGCTTCGGCGAGGCCGAGCTAGCGGGCGAGGCCGGAGACGCAGTCGCCGACCGAATCCGCGCGCTCCTCGCGCGTCACTTCGAGCAAACCGGCTCGCCGGTCGCGGCCGACCTGATCGCCGGGTTCGAGGCCGACCCCGAGGGCACGCTCGCCCGCTTCACCCGACTCATCCCGCGCGGGTACTCGCGCGTCTTGGACATCCGATCGCGCGCCGCCGCGGCGGGCGTTGACCCCGACGGCGGCGCCGTCTGGACCGAAATTCTGGAGGCGACTCATGGCTGA
- a CDS encoding RNA polymerase-binding protein RbpA, producing the protein MADRTLKGSRIGSTSLQGETGVELSPRRKVEYVTDKGVVFSVVFDADAEPPPEWIDQRSGEIGFLDDEAGRTARAELEAKENSQRTPWDMLIERRTREELEELLAERLKLLRARRGTTEQ; encoded by the coding sequence ATGGCCGATCGAACACTCAAAGGCTCACGAATCGGTTCGACCAGCTTGCAGGGCGAGACTGGAGTTGAACTCTCGCCGCGCCGCAAGGTCGAGTACGTCACCGACAAGGGCGTGGTGTTCTCCGTTGTGTTTGATGCAGACGCCGAGCCGCCGCCGGAATGGATCGACCAGCGCAGCGGCGAGATCGGCTTTCTCGACGACGAAGCCGGGCGCACCGCCCGCGCCGAACTCGAGGCCAAGGAGAACTCGCAGCGCACGCCATGGGACATGCTCATCGAACGGCGCACTCGTGAGGAGCTCGAGGAGCTGCTCGCCGAGCGGCTGAAACTCCTCCGAGCGCGCCGCGGCACGACCGAGCAGTAG